ataggggtatgctgttttgataacccctggtttaataaaaaaaaatacagtttataaaagaggtatgctgttttgatagcccatTGTTTAATGCGATataacagcccggtctcatggaagttcgtgtaattgtgacgttatttgaatctattgatacgtgttcacggagacgtttttgtcggtttttacgtggaCAAGacgaaaatgtaaagtaatgtatttcaccagcgggccgcctcgcgggcacctcccggcttatggagcgtccttttcggccgcctcccggccaCCTCATCCAGCGGGTCCCCAGCGGCCGCCTCGCGGGcacctcccggcttatggagcgaccttttcggccgcctcccggcgtccttaccccgagaaaataacgttacatttacaagtcctaaaataacgttacatttacacgtaaaaaataacgttacatttacaagtcctaaaataacgttacatttacacgtaaaaaataacgttacatttacacgtaaaaaacaagaaaaacgtctctgtgaacacgtatcaatagattaagaataacgtggccatttacacgaactgccgtgagaccgggttggataTAATACACCAACACTTACCGCTTGTAATCTTAGGTATGCTGAAATGATGGTTTAAATTTAACGCATGCGCAATCCCACAAATTTCACTGCTGCGCATAAGCATTAACCGAAGGTATCCCATTCTGATGGGTATGGTGTTCCGTTAGAACACCGGTCGcgtatgaaaaagaaaaaaaaaacaaacttattgACCACCGGCCGGTTCGGCCTGAAATGGACCGGCCGTTCGGGATTGTTCCCGGTATTCCCGATGGCCAATCCGCCCCTGAGTGGcagtaatagtcacaataaagataattgaactacgactataaatagtagttgcagtagttcatggcgtagcagggcgttacaggacgtagcagggaacTGCACGGcgtagggtgtagcaggaccacggcgacagctgcagccatgatttaggggcaaccctagtccaaggaaaactgctaggcaaaaaaaaaagacaaaaaaagtggtcacaacacatgcacaacctaatacagtccagtatgaaatgtcttcttcctaccattagaagtaatttgtaaatgtttatgtaTACAGCTAATGATAGATACAAGTTACACTACCTGATGAGCATTGCAGACATGTGATTTTGCACTGTGACCCACGGTGAAGCACTAATGGTCCAGgatcctgtagagagaagcccTCTGTCTCTTCAAAATCTACAGTGCTAGGTGCATCTATCCCTTCATTACTGGCTGCACTCtgccaaaatctgaaaaacacgGAGCTTCAAAATCACtcacaaaaaaagatacaagCTTAGTTACCAACtggatcagtaataataataaaaaaaagagaaataaaaccaaagcagcTCTGACGTGTCAAAACCTCTAGTGGCAAAATCTAGGAGATTTCAGCATATTGATTAATATATAAATTTGGACTTTCTAAATTACCAGAGAGTAGCCTACTGGGTACAAAAGTGCAAAAAAGggccaaaaaaaaaggggggaaaaagggggggggggggccccccccccccccccacaccccaccccaggtaaaaaaaaaaaaggaaaaaaaagggggtgtCCCtgggcgccccccccccccccccagcctaTAGCAAGCTTAAGAGGGGAGCGAAACGAGGATGttaatgctagctagctgcctgcccgcCGGTTAAGCTCTTTAGAAGGCAGGCGGGCGCAAAACTGGCAGGAGGTGTCGGGGGTGAGAGCTGGGCCCGCGTGAGCAGCACCGAGGCAGGTCTCGTTGCTGGGATGGAGGTCCGGCGGCGGGATGTAGCCAGTCCAGCAGTTGGGGCAGAGGCGAACACCGCTGGAAGTCGAGTTTGTCTTCATGCTGCTAGCttgaagaaaaagtgggagatGAACAATGGGTCCgctctgtatatatacagtatctgcggacgtagttgaagcccgtACTGTACGCAAGgccgggaaagaaaatcttcacgactgcgcacgcacgaagggataaacccaatagcgtagccttagagggcgaagcctatacgaaatagaaccaGAGGTTCACGGGGACCGTCCACACCGTCCAGACcgcaaaaagcatcaaacacaTTTAAATCTCTTTAAAACCAAGGGGAGGGCCAACAGTTTAAAGGGAGGGACTCACATGTACTAACAGGCACACGGCCGGCCAGGCTACCAAAACTAAGAACAGAGAAACTCTGATAACAACTCACACTGGGTCTTCATTTTCTGCTCAGGATGCATACAGGCTAgttgtttgctgctgttttaatgttttaaattccATATATAGAACATTTAAGGTCTGCCCAGAAAGTTTAGAAAGCTcttattttaaatgaagtcacaaaatgttttttttttaaagttatctCTTTATTCTAATGTTTTTCAGAACCTCCTGTGGAAACTGAGTACTCTAATGTCACAGAGGTGAGTTTGGGTTCATCTGGACATCTCAGCATCATTAGTGTTTGAGAAACCAGCTGATATTAATACAAAGCCCTGTTCTCTTCCTGCAGGCCAACCGAGTGTATGAGGAgatcagagaggacagacagagcaCATCTCCTCCTGTAGAAGTGTCTACAGTTTACACTTACGCCAAATACACCAAACCAGATGGAGCGGAAACCACAGAGGAGTACAGCTTAGTCACTGCACCCACTTCTCAGAAGAAAGTAAGTCAAAAGTCTGGTAGGGTTTTAGGTTTTAGTAAACCCCTTCAGGCTGCAGCTGATAGGTACTAGTTTTTATTTACACAGCTGTTTCTCTATCCCTAGCACctatggaatgccgttttattcacaattaaataaatgaataaatacataattaaatgaataaataaataaataaatacataaatacataaatacatgaataaataaatcagtaTGCCTctgaaatacatcatgaaataaataaatgaggcaataaatacataaataattaaatacatttaattattttatggtacttttttttcataagtccatatttatttatttcaagagacttttatttcataagtccacatttatttatttcaagcgacttttattttcctaatgccacatttatttattacactctctatttatttcaagttcctaaatgcaaatcagggggcgtggctatctctcacaATCAGAACAGAGCCGTGGGCAAAAAAAGGCTGGAGAATTGAGCGTGCAACACGACCGGCAGTTTGCGGTGCTCTTTACGCAgtgcacagtcacctattctggggtaactagaccaccaactatagcgctgacctgacggagcaccacgaccggcagTGTGCCCAGCCCACAGTCACCTACTACTTtctgaccaagtagttacaggaacgtagttatgtgaaaagtccacttctaagcagttctactaactactctcccccaaaaccgtttttttccatttgcattcgcactggccaagtggccatagggactataggaggggtaagaCCCAGGCACGGCGTTATGGGTGGGCCTGACGGGCCTAGGCCCACCCACTTTTCAACAGGCTCACCTAAAACTTTTcttcaaaaaacattaattaattaatacattataatttggtgaagaattattaaaaatcagcaaataatctcagaatttgtgctaaaattgtctaaatgtttagttttcaaaaacaatttaaaaaaactggtcatgtctatttttatgtttctgtgCAAGTTCAGCAGACAGTGAGGTTCGGGAGCGGATGTAGCTTGTCGGTATGCTAGGCTAGCTCCCAGTGATCTGAGAATGTGAAAATCATTTCCAGTAAAGGACAATGTTGCAAGAGTCGTTAAGGTACCTTAAACGTGCACGAGCGGTCTCAGAGTCATCGCTGCAATCTGGAGATGAAGGAGAGCTGTGAAGGCTACTCTGCCTGTATTGTATTATATCATTATATGAGATATATGGATTAAAATAATCGATTCATAACtctctacagagctgcaggtgcaATTCTATTTATATAACAGTTTACTGTTGTCAAGTTGTTTTTCCCTCATGGTTTTCTCTTGTTATGGCCAATAATGCTTAAGGGCTTGTTAatgcgatttatttatttttgttaaacatgtttataacaTGAATCATCACACTAAAGTAAGGAAATAACTTGAGTCTTGTTTTACATGACAGATGATGTTGTCAATGAACAAGTTCTGTGGCCGAGTATTGATTGACACTGTCGGGCAGTGTTGTTGATTTGTATTGTTGAAAACTTAAACAAATTGAAAAGAATTGTGAAATATTCTGCCTCATGTTATACGAGCAGAACTAAACTatgttttggggaaatattAGATTCCTGACCACTTTTACAGTCTATAGGCCTTAGGTTAGGAGAGATGCGCTATAGTGCAGCCAGGTATGGTGCGTAATGGAGATTCCAAAGCGCTCTTCTTTTGGTCAGAACCAAGGAGAGCGATTGCGGATAGGTCGGTCCTTTGCACGGAAACGTTTTACAATGCAACAACATATTTAAATAGCATCAAGCTTTAACAATCtttattatgtaagcacatataatatatataatataacagtaTATTAGTCAGTCATTTGTATTAGGTTAAACAGGGATTTGATAACGTTTTTAATTTAAGGCCCACCCACAATTGGTCTGGCCCATCCAAAACTGGAATCCTGGCGCCGTGCCTGGTAAGACTGTgatgcaagcacggcaacggtctttatagcgttaaaatcagaaaacaaatacaccaaaacagtatgaactaaatactaaatctaatgtatatagcatatttgtcatattttaaacaagtctcccgaagagaaacgggtatctctctctcccccgcctctgccGGCTGCACTGTggacgtatgtgtgtgtgtgtttgtgtgtgtttgtgacggcCGGTGTGCCAGTTTAGCTGGTGATCATGTCAACtggtgatatttgcatgaaatcTGTGAATATTCAACAAGGCCCTGCCCTGCGTTCTGCTCTGCCTCCGCCCCTCGAGTGCCAgaggttcacattttcacaaagtGTTTGCAAGTGAGACCAAATAATggatatcactgaaaacatcacCAGTTGATGTGTAATACATGTCCATTTAAGCATTATTCACACAAATACGACACATACCGTAtaaacgaagaaaaaaaaacgcactAGAGATCTAGCTGGGATTCGAACCTTGGATGTCATGGACAAAAGAATTAACAAACTAGCTTCTACATCATCTACACACACTACTGCAATGATGTTGTAATTTCTATCTATATATTGGACTTTTAATTAACACAGGTTAACATAGGAGAGAAATATATACGCccatgttaactggtgatatcacaatttaacatgGGCAAATGCAAGCCTCCAAACAGTAAAGTAGGTTCATCTTTGCCTCACATAACGAAAACTAACTGATGTACAacaaatgtggcattaggaaaataaaagtctcttgaaataattaaatgtggacttatgaaataaaggtaccatgaaataattaaatgtatttaattatttatgtatttattgcctcattcatttatttcatgatgaatttcaaaggcatatttatttatttattcccatatttatgtatttattcagttatttatgtatttattaggACTGTCAAAATAACGCAGATTAATCCATTCCATATTGACGTTTGACCCTGAGCCGTTCTAGCCACTATTCAACTGTTaaatgaaggagggagacgagaatgtgctgcctggatcattgattggaacatttagctacttgttacttcttccTGCCAACCCTGGCTACCGAAATCTGGTGCCACTGATatgtctgctcttctctctgatgctctgaaacggacgataCAGGCAACACAAACACCGCTGCACGTgacactagttaacactatGCTCGaaagcagctaacgttagcctaccgctagctagtagctggattaaacactgttaaaatgctgacagctaacgctaaacggtgtaaagtttgactgtgttttactgtagaggattcaacaccggtatgtaacaatctgctagcctgacaagccagctgccactagggtgcgtctagatttctagtagtgttgacgaactgaccgaagagccggttaattaacccgactcgtgtcactgagccgggagaatctagtgccatacgtcaatgaaccgactcactcctgtttttttcttttacttcattcGGCCGTTGGCCGTtggcattatatatatgtcaatggttggccgttgtgtagctggtattcttctgctactgtgtgtgttgtaatctagctcattagcgcctccactggactggagtggtggtggtagaatcaatcaggaaatgagctatGTAACCCAtgatgtaaccgtgcaaccggtcgGCCGCTAgactctaatgtaaccgtgcaaccggtcggcccgctcgagtctaatgtaaccgtgcaaccggtggacgctcgagtctaatgtaaccgttaCCAACCGGTCGGCCCTTAgactctaatgtaaccgtgcaaccggtcgGCCCGCtttcgagtctaatgtaacacGTTGGCGATTCGAGCcactcgagtctaatgtaaccgtgcaaccggtcgGCCCGCTAGACTCTAATGTTACCGTGCAACCGGTCGGCCCGCTAgactctaatgtaaccgtgcaaccggtcggcccgctcgagtctaatgtaaccgtgcaacccgGTCGGCCGCTCaggtctaatgtaaccgtgcaaccggtcgGCCCGCTAGACTCTAATGTTACCGTGCAACCGACtctaatgtaatcaagcggtgtcttggtttcccaagtttgagttattaaccaagccttgtttctggtgcatcttagaggaTTGTGTTCACGGCAATTTacacattatcgatggggaagtacagtacatcacatacaaatacacgtcatgttatcttggtagttatgttaagttaaatgttagagaagtgaatgttgctacatggtagcTAGGCTAGGCTGTCACAAGGAGACCGTAAGGACCGTAACCGAGGGTAGGCTACTGCATGAGTCTATGTaatcaaacgggtgtctaggttctcggcaagtttgacttatcaaccgatagcagaagcctttatctcgtgcattttagaattgtgttgATGGAAATTCATAtgctacattaccaaggggaatgtattaggcctatatcacatacaaatacacgtaatgttatcttgatagatattaaagttaaatgttagagaagtgaatgttacagGCTGTCACGAGCAGACCGGGGGGGCACCGGCTAGTGCGAGACCgagtcgagaccgaatgtaacccaTAACAACCGCTCGAGTATATAAGCAAACGGTTTGTCTaacggttctcggcaagttggagttattaaccaagccttgtttctgatgcatcttaggtgaatgtgttcggaaattcacacattattgattgggaagtgcatcacatacaaatacacacgttatcttagttatgttaagttaaatgttagagaagtgaatgttacaggctgtcacgagcagaccgggcgggcacccggctactgccgagaCCGGGAGTAGCCGGGTGCCGCAGCCTCAGGCACGTGAACCGTTGACCGAATCTATAGACTCGGTTCGCCAACCAACaaccgtccggttgaaccgactcgCGTAAAAGAGCCGGTTGTCACATCACTAATTTCTAGGCTAACcatctgcagctgccgtcggaaaaacaacacagacggtgcgttcaatgaaactggtaaacTACAGCTTCGTGGTGCatttgaagttattgtaaatgtccttttcccatctggtggttgtttttgtcgttcaacagcaatttactagtgaaataagttattgttattgttatagattattatcaaatcatttaattttgaccatatggccttagcaataaacaagcccttctttaatgtcaccgactgttgtttagtacccttcgtttttcttttctttttttactttcttaaaaagtattggttcaggcaccgttaattatgtatgcgattaatttcgattaattaatcacagagtatgtaattaattcaattacattttttaatcgattgacagccctagtattcatttatttaattttgaataaaacggcattccataaGCACCTACCTATCTTTGATGATCATGAGTCATGTAATAATGTTAATTTGCCTTTTTATGTTTGGATGGAGGTTTTGAGACGTGGTCTGAGacaaatgaaaatgttattGTACAGCAGAGGACTTTTTTGTTGCAGTCAGAATAGAGAGATTTTTGGACTTTGTAGATTGTGGACAAAGAAAGGGTTTTAAATGAGTTAATGTTTTCATATGTTAAGATAAATCAATATAGTTGGAGGAGGACTTCCCTCTGTCTATTTTGTTcatcaagagaaaaaagcaaccTATTGAGGAACAGGAACCAGGCCAGTTTGTgatcatactgtactgtatctaaagccattgagaaagaggaagtgtgaacagaaagagggaggaaaagGTGTGACTGATACAGATATTCATGTTAAACAATAGATTCAGAGATAAAACCCTGTGAACAGTTTACATGAAGCAGCTCACGCTGAAATGATGCTCTTGTGAAGAAACAGGCGAGTAAAGTCAGGTGATAAAGTTTGAGCTTTGTGTTTTCTTGCAGACTGAAGACGACTGGAGTGACCTCACCTACTCTGAGCTGGATCTTCCCAACGGTACAGCTGCCTCGCTGCACAGCGCCCCCTGTGGTGACGCAGATAACGTGGTCTACTCTGTTCCTCGGCTAGAAGCCAGCTCGGCCGGCAGCCACGCCCAAGACGCTTCACCTCCTCTGTACTCTACTGTTActttacatcagctgtagctTCAACGCTGTCAGCGCCACATTTACTCTCTCAGGAGCCAACAGGGGACACAAAGGGCTTTGAATGAGTCACCTTCACTCAAagaaatctgtttttattgttattgggGGAAACTATGTCAATTACAGCTCACATtatataaatgtgtatatatatatatatatatatatatatatatatatatatattttttttttttgaagataaAAATTTTTATTAGCTCTATGTGTTTATTGCTTTTGAAGAAATGCATATGTTCTCATAGCCGatatatattaaattatttattacgGTATTTATTATGTACTTTTCAAACTATAGTGGATGTGTTTAGGTGCTGAATCTACGGTGGGCGACATGGGCAacagcacacaaaccccgaaagcaaatgcaacaaaaaaattgctgcatccagattacgcaacggaagttctccaggcctctagagggatcagctaagtggaacagcttgattttcgacCCCACGGGGAAGgggtgcatttgttttcggggtttgtgtgcttttcattttgcatcgttttttatttgcagcgcgtttg
This genomic interval from Perca fluviatilis chromosome 5, GENO_Pfluv_1.0, whole genome shotgun sequence contains the following:
- the LOC120558795 gene encoding uncharacterized protein LOC120558795 isoform X3, with the translated sequence MWFGQIFPFWLSYQEIEIRVTDAPTSPLRPSSPSVPSASTLMTSQSLSSTPSSASPEASEQPQQKHTAPAQRALLYVGLTLVLFFIMLSVALLIFCRMRARKPKEPPVETEYSNVTEANRVYEEIREDRQSTSPPVEVSTVYTYAKYTKPDGAETTEEYSLVTAPTSQKKTEDDWSDLTYSELDLPNGTAASLHSAPCGDADNVVYSVPRLEASSAGSHAQDASPPLYSTVTLHQL